A stretch of Lathyrus oleraceus cultivar Zhongwan6 chromosome 6, CAAS_Psat_ZW6_1.0, whole genome shotgun sequence DNA encodes these proteins:
- the LOC127091029 gene encoding ENHANCER OF AG-4 protein 2: protein MAPPRRRGANKAKANANLRLGDLVLAKVKGFPPWPAVISRPEDWEKTPDPKKFFVQFYGTEEIAFVVPADIQAFTNEVKTKLTARCQGKTKCFTRAVKEICAAYDELEKQRAGGLTDDTDDAHVGLEAPSFDGVVGGIKDATDAVVLNVEKEKTIMEDVGSNLEHYEQRCGESDCQDEKPSASGRPTDSSSPVLSHVLESKSSIGTELNKHTIKSDLEDQSCLKNKVPDFMDVCDVSDFKQANNLQSVSTNRNKTRKLVTDSRRRSEAAANKEEISGFNIAFSKGEKSAGYANLSRSKETVKDGKKRKNTFFVDSADGPTSDPDINSGNKNKNLLKAKTSLKVKNELQENFFDSEESDRKNSIKKDKNQIQGKRNLGTNQTLHAAKRLKRMDDKDNKTLKPLPEDTKSTSPGFPVVEDKALKKTELNRSLSRLKAENGLSSRAQTAILDSSGSVCEVLNGTKHHSQVRKAMPHSASLSSGEHAEMSSLRLKGDADNLAVKQVRRRRRAICLFDDDDDDDNDESKTPVHGGASKNIRSSSHVSEVVKSNDPLLENSDVAQPPTKEKPTALQDSHLEGHFTILRNDSLNTGHPQKENADEVVNSPRSPEQLDPKRFPSNVEKLSSVSPVNSPQSLPTTKSNAERHSSSKALPKISSISLVNSPQSLTTKSNAEQHNSSKAMPKISSISPVNSPQYLLTTKSNAERHNSSKAMPKISSISPVNSPQSLPISKSNSERHKSSKALPKIFSNATHKKADNGSSKSLISISTLQSQVITPKKKSVSYAERSKTTPKTLSPSVEVHTTTESLKELDAIHVDRLELGAEEKSSLYVDYGSSENAKTLRHLIAVAQAKRRLVSQFQCHPFDLHNPQVGTPSPSMVQPFPSVSGNNGQTDMQGVYEQPTLASPSTNEHHSTSQNQLDAEENEERRVGSGQRAVEGSLSGGTEAAIARDAFEGMLETLSRTKESIGRTTRLAIDCAKYGIANEVIELLIRKLESETSFHRKVDLFFLVDSITQCSHNQKGIAGASYMPAVQAGLARLLGAAVPPGTSARENRRQCLKVLRLWLERKIFPESVLRRYMNDIGGSRDDMTVSSSFRRLSRTERSIDDPIREMEGMLVDEYGSNATFQLTGFLSSHLFEDKDNDFSNNASPMDPTHILVESETSTVTPSDKRHCILEDVDGELEMEDVSGHPKDEMPVLLNSTSEMDFQLQGSDMILDPASNISGELHVFPEGSPPLPLGSPPTPPPLPSSPPPPLSQSPPPPLPPTLLQPSPPPLPPPGPTPPLIPQSSGTAQSSIFTQVLVPSHQSSPLSGYQQLHNCNGTTSGIQVVQMDENSFPGGQSSSVVKKEILPQPSACFPPMAGCSSQEPSDLNPTRQLEYGQSDMHLNSQIPQPNQQFHLGNPHFAPRHMHPTPPQNPSNQYSYAKPSIQQHLPHSFCPPYALASAPDGQRQFVANEQWRMPTSEFKVNNQHGSWRGINPSCPGPTFGQEDYFQPPLERPPMSNVGFQHANPNNIPVPPSKSGYGVPQMFPCRPDIPALNCWRPT, encoded by the exons ATGGCTCCGCCACGTCGACGTGGAGCAAACAAGGCCAAAGCCAATGCGAACTTGAGGCTCGGCGATCTCGTTCTAGCTAAGGTTAAGGGATTCCCCCCCTGGCCTGCCGTT ATAAGCAGGCCTGAAGATTGGGAAAAAACCCCTGATCCAAAGAAGTTTTTTGTTCAATTTTATGGGACAGAAGAAAT AGCTTTTGTTGTCCCTGCGGATATTCAGGCATTCACCAATGAGGTCAAAACTAAGTTGACTGCCCGATGTCAAGGTAAGACTAAGTGCTTTACCCGAGCTGTGAAAGAAATCTGTGCAGCATATGATGAGTTAGAGAAACAGAGAGCTGGTGGTTTGACAGATGACACTGATGATGCACATGTTGGTTTAGAGGCCCCTTCTTTTGATGGGGTAGTGGGTGGCATCAAGGATGCTACTGATGCTGTGGTATTGAATGTAGAAAAAGAGAAGACTATTATGGAAGATGTTGGTTCAAACTTGGAGCACTATGAACAAAGATGCGGAGAAAGTGATTGCCAAGATGAAAAGCCTTCTGCATCTGGCCGTCCAACTGACAGTTCGTCTCCAGTTTTGTCACATGTGTTGGAAAGTAAATCATCCATTGGTACAGAACTAAACAAGCATACTATCAAATCTGACCTTGAGGATCAGTCATGTCTAAAAAATAAAGTTCCTGATTTTATGGATGTATGCGATGTTAGTGACTTCAAGCAAGCTAATAATTTACAGAGTGTTTCTACCAATAGGAACAAGACAAGAAAGCTTGTTACTGACTCAAGGAGGAGAAGTGAAGCTGCAGCTAATAAAGAAGAAATAAGTGGATTTAATATAGCATTTTCGAAGGGTGAAAAATCTGCAGGCTATGCTAATCTTTCCAGGTCTAAAGAAACAGTGAAAGATGGGAAAAAACGGAAAAATACATTTTTTGTCGATTCTGCAGATGGTCCTACGTCAGACCCTGATATTAACAGTGGAAATAAAAATAAGAACCTGCTGAAAGCAAAAACAAGTCTTAAGGTAAAAAATGAGTTGCAGGAGAATTTTTTTGATTCTGAGGAGTCTGATAGAAAGAATTCTATTAAGAAAGACAAAAACCAAATTCAAGGAAAGCGTAATTTGGGAACAAATCAAACTTTGCATGCTGCAAAGAGGTTAAAGCGTATGGACGATAAAGACAACAAGACTTTAAAACCTCTCCCTGAAGACACTAAGAGTACTTCCCCTGGCTTTCCTGTTGTCGAGGACAAGGCATTAAAAAAAACAGAATTGAATAGGTCTTTATCACGTTTGAAAGCAGAGAATGGGTTGTCATCAAGGGCTCAAACCGCTATTTTAGATTCCAGTGGTTCTGTTTGTGAAGTGCTGAATGGTACAAAACATCATAGCCAAGTACGGAAAGCTATGCCTCATTCTGCTAGTCTTTCTTCTGGTGAACATGCAGAAATGAGTTCTCTTAGACTGAAAGGGGATGCAGATAATCTTGCAGTTAAACAAGTACGGAGGAGACGCAGAGCTATTTgcctttttgatgatgatgatgatgatgataatgatgaatcAAAGACTCCTGTTCATGGTGGAGCATCTAAAAATATTCGATCATCCTCTCATGTTTCAGAGGTTGTGAAGAGCAATGATCCATTGTTAGAGAATAGTGATGTTGCTCAGCCGCCTACTAAGGAAAAACCAACTGCCCTCCAGGATAGCCATTTGGAAGGACACTTCACTATATTACGTAATGACTCTTTGAATACAGGCCATCCTCAAAAAGAGAATGCTGATGAAGTTGTCAATTCACCTCGCAGTCCTGAGCAATTAGATCCAAAGCGTTTTCCTTCAAACGTAGAAAAATTAAGCTCCGTCTCTCCAGTAAATTCTCCTCAGTCTCTTCCTACAACAAAGTCAAATGCTGAGCGGCATAGCTCTTCCAAAGCTTTGCCTAAAATAAGTTCCATCTCTCTAGTAAATTCTCCTCAGTCTCTTACAACAAAGTCAAATGCTGAGCAGCATAATTCTTCCAAAGCTATGCCTAAAATAAGTTCCATCTCTCCAGTAAATTCTCCTCAGTATCTTCTTACAACAAAGTCAAATGCTGAGCGACATAATTCTTCCAAAGCTATGCCTAAAATAAGCTCCATCTCTCCAGTAAATTCTCCTCAGTCTCTTCCTATATCAAAGTCAAATTCTGAGCGGCATAAATCTTCCAAAGCTTTGCCTAAGATTTTCAGCAATGCTACTCATAAGAAAGCTGATAATGGGTCGTCAAAGAGTTTAATTAGCATCAGCACATTGCAGAGTCAAGTTATAACTCCAAAAAAGAAGTCTGTGTCATACGCGGAAAGGTCTAAAACTACCCCAAAGACATTGTCACCGTCAGTTGAAGTTCATACTACCACAGAAAGTTTAAAGGAACTTGATGCTATTCATGTTGATAG ATTAGAGTTGGGCGCAGAAGAAAAAAGTAGCCTATATGTTGATTATGGGTCTTCAGAAAATGCCAAGACTCTGAGGCATCTTATTGCAGTTGCCCAGGCAAAAAGGAGACTAGTATCTCAATTTCAGTGTCATCCTTTTGATCTTCATAATCCTCAAGTGGGAACACCTAGTCCCTCTATGGTGCAGCCATTTCCGTCTGTATCGGGCAATAATGGCCAGACAGATATGCAGGGAGTTTATGAGCAGCCAACATTGGCTTCTCCATCAACCAATGAGCATCATTCCACTTCTCAAAATCAACTTGATGCTGAAGAAAATGAGGAGAGAAGAGTTGGTTCCGGGCAAAGGGCTGTTGAGGGATCTCTGAGTGGAGGTACTGAGGCTGCTATTGCTCGTGATGCCTTTGAAGGAATGCTTGAGACTTTGTCAAGGACCAAGGAAAGTATTGGGCGCACAACACGTCTTGCCATTGATTGTGCTAAGTATGGCATTGCCAATGAG GTTATTGAACTTCTTATCCGAAAGCTAGAAAGTGAAACTAGTTTTCATCGTAAAGTGGATTTGTTCTTTCTTGTTGATTCCATAACCCAGTGCTCACATAATCAAAAAG GTATTGCAGGGGCTTCCTACATGCCTGCAGTTCAAGCAGGGTTGGCACGTCTTCTTGGTGCTGCTGTCCCCCCTGGGACTAGTGCCCGTGAAAATCGTCGCCAATGTCTTAAG GTTTTAAGGTTGTGGCTTGAGAGGAAAATTTTTCCTGAATCAGTTCTTCGCCGTTACATGAACGATATTGGAGGTTCAAGGGATGATATGACAGTTAGCTCTTCTTTCCGGCGTCTTTCTCGAACTGAACGATCTATTGATGATCCAATTAGAGAAATGGAAGGCATGCTTGTTGATGAGTATGGAAG TAATGCTACATTTCAGCTGACTGGCTTTTTGTCTTCACACTTGTTTGAAGACAAGGACAATGATTTTTCTAATAATGCCTCTCCAATGGATCCTACTCACATTCTTGTGGAGTCAGAAACTTCTACTGTTACCCCTAGTGACAAGCGCCACTGTATCTTAGAAGATGTGGATGGTGAGCTAGAAATGGAGGATGTTTCAGGCCATCCAAAGGATGAAATGCCTGTATTGTTGAACAGTACCTCAGAAATGGATTTTCAACTTCAGGGCTCAGATATGATATTGGATCCAGCATCAAACATTTCTGGAGAGCTACATGTTTTTCCCGAGGGTTCTCCTCCATTACCACTAGGCTCACCTCCTACTCCCCCACCTTTGCCTTCTTCACCACCTCCTCCATTATCTCAATCTCCTCCCCCACCCCTGCCACCTACATTGCTACAACCTTCACCTCCTCCTTTACCACCCCCTGGTCCTACTCCACCGTTGATTCCTCAATCATCTGGAACAGCTCAGTCTTCCATTTTTACCCAGGTGTTAGTACCATCACACCAGTCATCGCCACTATCAGGGTATCAGCAGCTTCATAACTGCAATGGCACAACTAGT GGCATCCAAGTAGTTCAAATGGATGAAAATTCTTTTCCTGGAGGTCAAAGTAGTTCAGTTGTGAAGAAAGAAATATTGCCACAGCCATCTGCTTGCTTTCCTCCAATGGCAGGTTGCAGCTCTCAGGAACCTTCTGATTTAAACCCTACAAGGCAGTTGGAATATGGACAGAGCGATATGCATCTAAATTCTCAAATTCCTCAACCTAATCAGCAATTTCATCTGGGTAATCCACATTTTGCTCCAAGACACATGCATCCTACCCCACCCCAAAATCCATCTAACCAGTATTCATATGCAAAGCCTTCAATTCAGCAGCATCTTCCACACTCTTTCTGTCCTCCTTATGCATTGGCATCCGCTCCAGATGGCCAGAGGCAATTTGTTGCAAATGAGCAATGGAGGATGCCAACAAGTGAATTTAAAGTAAACAATCAACATGGTTCATGGAGAGGGATAAATCCTTCATGTCCTGGTCCAACCTTTGGGCAGGAAG ATTATTTTCAGCCACCACTTGAAAGACCACCAATGAGCAATGTAGGTTTTCAACATGCGAACCCCAACAATATACCTGTTCCTCCTTCGAAGTCAG